One genomic segment of Catalinimonas alkaloidigena includes these proteins:
- a CDS encoding AI-2E family transporter — MLKLPAYVKFFVVMFSLIMIFFVLIIGRALFIPLLVALIFAFILKPLCGKLESWRLPRGLSSIISIITIFVFLFFTFYFISFQVRAITDDLSEIGQKFQGFVDKGHDWLEMNFGLEESEQTAYMKNSINDFVKSSTSILTSTLSATADFFTSFVLIFIALFFLLYYRSFFVEFLYKAFPSRYHDKLSSTIYKVSSVVRSYVLGVFTVIIILAVLNTTGLMIIGIEHAMFFGLLASMLTIIPYIGVFIGSILPIIFAFLTKDSLMYPLGVALMFWGVQFLEGNFITPNIVGNRVSLNPFAVIIALYVGGMVWGAIGMIMAIPVVAALKVIFDVIDPLKPYGFLLGYPINEEDKSELGNVKEIKEKVKEKV; from the coding sequence ATGCTCAAACTACCCGCTTATGTGAAGTTTTTTGTTGTCATGTTCAGTTTGATCATGATCTTTTTTGTTCTCATCATCGGAAGAGCTCTCTTTATACCACTGCTGGTAGCTTTAATTTTTGCTTTTATCCTCAAGCCACTCTGCGGAAAGTTAGAAAGCTGGCGCTTACCCCGAGGACTGAGCTCCATCATTTCAATTATCACTATTTTTGTCTTTTTATTTTTTACTTTTTACTTCATTTCCTTTCAGGTACGAGCTATTACTGATGATTTATCAGAAATAGGACAGAAGTTTCAGGGATTTGTTGACAAAGGACATGACTGGCTGGAGATGAATTTCGGGCTTGAAGAGAGTGAGCAGACTGCTTATATGAAAAACTCTATCAATGATTTTGTAAAAAGCAGTACTTCAATACTTACCTCAACACTTTCGGCTACAGCCGACTTTTTTACCTCTTTTGTCCTCATCTTTATCGCTTTGTTTTTTCTATTGTACTACAGAAGTTTTTTTGTGGAATTTTTATACAAAGCTTTTCCGTCCAGGTATCATGATAAACTGAGCAGTACAATTTATAAAGTTTCTTCAGTTGTGCGTTCCTATGTGCTGGGAGTATTTACAGTAATTATCATCCTGGCAGTCTTGAATACCACCGGTTTGATGATCATAGGGATAGAGCATGCCATGTTCTTTGGTCTACTTGCCTCCATGCTGACGATCATTCCTTATATCGGAGTATTTATAGGCTCCATTCTACCTATTATATTTGCCTTTCTCACCAAAGATTCTTTGATGTATCCTTTAGGTGTTGCGCTAATGTTTTGGGGGGTACAGTTCCTTGAAGGAAACTTCATTACCCCCAATATTGTGGGAAACCGGGTTTCGCTCAATCCCTTTGCCGTCATCATCGCTTTATATGTTGGGGGTATGGTTTGGGGTGCCATCGGGATGATCATGGCCATTCCAGTTGTTGCAGCTCTAAAAGTAATTTTTGATGTGATAGATCCATTAAAGCCTTATGGCTTTTTACTAGGTTATCCCATAAATGAAGAAGACAAGTCGGAGCTAGGCAATGTAAAGGAGATTAAAGAAAAAGTGAAGGAAAAAGTATAG